One window from the genome of Fulvivirga lutea encodes:
- a CDS encoding NAD-dependent succinate-semialdehyde dehydrogenase — translation MSVKSINPATDQVIKEYKEHTSKEVKEYISKSHLAYESWRKVSYSERALCLVKAAEILRKRKSDYAQLMASEMGKVLKDGESEIEKCAWVCEYYAEQGEEMLSDLHVESDATESLVSYQPLGVVLAVMPWNFPFWQVFRFLAPALMAGNGAVLKHASNVTGCALAIEDVITDAGFPKDLFKTLIINSDQVESIISNEHVQAVTLTGSTPAGKSVASIAGKHIKKSVLELGGSDPYIVLEDADIELAAKTCVTSRLINNGQSCIAAKRFIVVSSIKEEFEKQVVSNMKQYTFGDPFNDVDLGTMARKDLRDELHDQVVKSIEMGATLLMGGELKDGKGAYYAPTVLTDVKWGSPAYHEELFGPVASIIEASSEKEAISIANDSFFGLGAAVFTKNVERGKKIAREEIQSGSCFVNDFVKSDPRLPFGGIKGSGFGRELGPFGIKEFVNIKTVYIK, via the coding sequence ATGAGCGTCAAATCAATCAATCCCGCAACAGATCAAGTCATAAAGGAATATAAGGAACATACTTCCAAAGAGGTAAAGGAATATATTTCCAAGAGCCATTTGGCTTATGAAAGCTGGCGCAAGGTTTCGTATTCTGAGCGTGCCCTATGCTTAGTAAAAGCTGCAGAAATTTTAAGAAAGCGTAAGTCAGATTATGCCCAATTAATGGCATCTGAAATGGGAAAGGTGCTCAAGGATGGCGAAAGTGAAATTGAAAAGTGTGCCTGGGTTTGTGAATATTATGCAGAACAAGGGGAGGAAATGCTTTCGGATCTTCATGTTGAATCAGACGCTACCGAGAGCCTAGTATCATATCAACCATTGGGGGTTGTTTTGGCAGTAATGCCTTGGAATTTTCCGTTTTGGCAGGTATTTAGATTTCTGGCTCCGGCTTTAATGGCGGGCAACGGAGCGGTATTAAAACATGCTTCAAATGTAACTGGCTGTGCCTTGGCTATAGAAGATGTAATAACTGATGCTGGTTTCCCTAAAGACTTATTTAAAACTCTCATCATCAATTCAGATCAGGTTGAATCCATCATAAGCAATGAACATGTTCAGGCAGTTACTTTAACAGGTAGCACACCTGCGGGTAAATCGGTAGCATCTATAGCAGGTAAGCATATTAAGAAATCGGTGTTAGAATTAGGTGGCAGCGATCCTTATATAGTGCTCGAAGATGCGGACATTGAACTAGCGGCTAAGACATGCGTAACCAGTAGATTGATAAATAATGGCCAAAGCTGCATTGCAGCCAAGCGGTTCATAGTAGTGAGTAGCATCAAAGAGGAGTTCGAAAAACAGGTAGTTTCTAATATGAAACAATACACTTTTGGCGATCCATTTAATGATGTAGATCTGGGAACAATGGCGAGAAAAGATTTGCGGGATGAACTACATGACCAGGTAGTTAAAAGTATTGAAATGGGAGCCACTTTATTAATGGGTGGGGAGCTAAAAGATGGTAAAGGAGCATATTATGCACCAACAGTATTAACAGATGTGAAATGGGGTTCACCTGCATATCACGAAGAGCTTTTCGGGCCAGTGGCCAGTATTATTGAAGCCAGTAGCGAAAAAGAGGCCATTAGTATTGCCAATGATAGTTTCTTTGGACTTGGCGCAGCTGTTTTTACAAAAAATGTTGAGAGAGGGAAAAAAATTGCCAGAGAAGAAATTCAATCGGGCAGTTGCTTTGTCAACGATTTTGTAAAATCTGACCCTCGACTACCATTTGGAGGTATAAAAGGCAGTGGGTTTGGCAGGGAGTTAGGCCCTTTCGGAATTAAGGAATTCGTAAATATTAAAACGGTTTACATTAAGTAG
- a CDS encoding ABC transporter permease, with the protein MEYKIKINRDKKNLFNDPWVWRMAYRDARNNPMRLLLFISSVIIGIAALVSINSFNINLQRSIDSQARELVGADFVLNGNKLFEEEILNTFDTLPVQVAGESSLASMVQFMTSTSGVRLVRVVALDGDFPFYGELETLPNNAYELMKSGQYAMMDANLMAQYDVSGDDSIKVGKLTFKVAGEVSKIPGGGGISSTFTPSVYINSKYLDSTGLVQYGSRVNYKIYFKVNDPAQIESAVASLEPLAKKYGHWVETVEGRKDNLGDGFKNLYRFFNLLAFVALILGCIGVASSVHIYVKEKKESVAVLRCIGASGWQSFNIFFVQAVVTGFIGSFLGVVLGVAIQYVLPSLLQEFIPLDLDMQLAWPAIGEGLLLGLIIGILFSALPLLAIRFIPPLAVLRSGFEPLKNFSKSRVFVTVLIILFPLLFAAYQSDSLEVGLFFFLGILVAFAALSGVGWSIMYLVKRFFPSNWGFVWKQSLANLYRPNNQTLVLVVVIGLGAFLISTLNIAQSSLLNQVEFVGDKNQSNTILFDIQPSQKEGVIKLTKENNLEPKQVVPIVTCRISTINGKTISDIQNDTTDAIPNWAITREYRVTYRDSIHTSEELVEGKLQHISNDSIYVTISKGMHENLEVGVGDTIVFDVQGIPITTYISGIRDVDWPVDPPNFIFVFPNGVLEEAPQIFVLTTRIDAQSVASQYQRQLVALFPNVSLIDLSLILSTINEFFDKVSFVIRFMALFSVLTGLVVLAGAVTNSRYLRLRENVLLRTIGAVSKQIVRMTILEYIYLGFFAGLTGLTLSLLSGFLLATFFFEVIFLPDYLSLIYIWLAIIGLTVIVGWLNTRSIINRSPLEVLRKEV; encoded by the coding sequence ATGGAATATAAAATCAAGATTAACAGAGATAAGAAAAACTTATTTAACGACCCATGGGTGTGGCGCATGGCTTATCGCGATGCTCGAAATAACCCCATGAGACTATTACTCTTTATTAGTTCGGTGATTATTGGTATTGCTGCATTAGTTTCTATCAACTCCTTCAACATCAACCTTCAAAGAAGTATCGATAGCCAGGCCAGAGAGCTAGTAGGTGCTGATTTTGTATTAAATGGAAATAAGCTCTTTGAAGAAGAGATACTTAATACCTTCGATACTTTGCCGGTACAGGTTGCGGGTGAGTCTAGCCTTGCTTCTATGGTTCAGTTCATGACCAGTACCTCCGGTGTTCGGCTTGTACGGGTAGTAGCGCTAGATGGTGATTTTCCTTTTTATGGTGAACTGGAAACACTGCCCAATAATGCTTACGAGTTGATGAAATCTGGCCAATATGCTATGATGGATGCTAACCTCATGGCTCAATACGATGTATCTGGTGATGACTCGATAAAAGTTGGTAAGCTCACTTTTAAAGTGGCAGGTGAGGTGTCTAAAATACCTGGAGGAGGCGGCATTTCTTCTACATTCACACCTTCGGTATATATAAATTCAAAGTATTTAGATTCTACCGGTTTAGTGCAATATGGCAGCCGGGTTAATTACAAAATATATTTCAAAGTTAATGACCCTGCCCAGATAGAAAGTGCCGTAGCGAGCTTGGAGCCGTTGGCAAAAAAGTATGGGCATTGGGTGGAGACGGTCGAGGGAAGAAAAGATAATTTAGGAGATGGATTTAAAAACCTTTACAGATTCTTTAACCTACTAGCATTTGTTGCCCTAATTCTAGGCTGTATAGGTGTTGCTAGCTCTGTTCATATTTATGTGAAGGAAAAGAAAGAGTCAGTGGCTGTTTTAAGGTGCATTGGTGCTTCTGGCTGGCAGTCATTTAATATATTCTTTGTTCAGGCAGTAGTAACAGGCTTTATCGGCAGTTTTCTTGGGGTGGTGTTAGGGGTTGCCATTCAGTATGTGTTGCCATCGTTATTGCAAGAGTTTATTCCGCTCGATTTAGATATGCAATTGGCTTGGCCGGCTATTGGCGAGGGTCTTTTGTTAGGTCTAATAATAGGAATTCTGTTTTCGGCCTTGCCGTTATTGGCCATTCGATTCATTCCACCTCTCGCAGTATTGAGGTCTGGCTTTGAGCCCTTAAAAAACTTTTCAAAATCACGTGTATTTGTAACGGTTCTAATTATACTCTTCCCATTGCTATTTGCAGCTTACCAGTCGGATAGCCTTGAAGTAGGCCTGTTTTTCTTTCTGGGTATTTTAGTGGCATTTGCAGCATTGTCTGGTGTTGGCTGGTCGATTATGTATTTGGTAAAACGATTTTTCCCGTCCAATTGGGGGTTTGTCTGGAAGCAGAGCTTGGCCAATTTATACAGACCGAATAATCAGACTTTGGTGCTAGTAGTGGTCATTGGGTTAGGAGCTTTTTTAATATCTACTTTAAATATTGCGCAAAGCAGTTTACTCAATCAGGTAGAGTTTGTGGGTGATAAAAACCAATCGAACACCATACTTTTTGATATTCAACCTTCTCAGAAAGAGGGAGTTATCAAACTCACAAAAGAAAACAACTTAGAGCCTAAACAAGTGGTTCCTATTGTCACGTGTCGCATCAGTACAATTAATGGGAAAACCATTTCCGATATTCAGAATGATACGACAGATGCCATACCAAACTGGGCGATTACACGTGAGTATAGAGTTACGTATCGAGATTCAATACATACCTCAGAAGAATTGGTTGAAGGAAAGCTACAGCATATTTCCAATGATTCCATTTATGTCACCATCTCCAAAGGTATGCATGAAAATCTGGAGGTTGGAGTAGGAGATACCATCGTTTTTGATGTTCAGGGAATTCCGATTACGACTTATATCAGTGGTATTAGAGATGTGGATTGGCCAGTAGACCCTCCAAACTTCATTTTTGTTTTTCCGAATGGAGTACTGGAAGAAGCACCGCAGATTTTTGTTCTTACTACCAGAATAGATGCGCAGAGTGTAGCCAGCCAATATCAGCGGCAGCTAGTAGCGTTATTTCCAAATGTATCATTGATTGATTTAAGTTTAATACTTTCAACCATCAACGAGTTTTTTGATAAGGTTTCATTTGTTATTCGTTTTATGGCATTGTTTAGTGTGCTTACCGGACTGGTAGTATTGGCCGGAGCCGTAACTAACAGCAGGTATTTAAGACTACGTGAGAACGTGTTACTTAGAACCATTGGTGCTGTCAGCAAACAAATTGTGCGAATGACCATCTTAGAATATATATACCTGGGCTTTTTCGCAGGACTTACAGGCCTAACACTCTCTTTGCTATCCGGATTTTTGCTGGCAACATTTTTCTTTGAAGTAATCTTCCTGCCTGACTATCTGAGTCTTATCTATATTTGGTTAGCAATTATTGGCCTTACAGTTATTGTAGGCTGGTTAAATACCCGAAGTATAATCAACAGATCGCCTTTGGAAGTACTGAGAAAAGAGGTCTGA
- a CDS encoding RecQ family ATP-dependent DNA helicase, whose product MSEIHSILKKYWGYDTFRPLQEDIIQAALDGNDVLALLPTGGGKSICFQVPALVKEGICIVVTPLIALMQDQVDQLKKRGIKAIAINSSLSKREIDLNLDNCIYGDVKFLYVSPERLSTDLFIERAQKMNINLLAIDEAHCISQWGYDFRPSYLQIAEFRKLLPEVSILALTATATPEVRADIAEKLEFKNKGNVFEKSFARANLSYSVRVVDDKERKLISALKSVKGSAIVYVNTRKAAKETATLLYKNGISADFYHAGLRHDERALKQKNWVQNKARVMVATNAFGMGIDKPDVRFVIHMNLPMDLESYYQEAGRAGRDEKKAFALIILNKADVLEIKERVRLQHPDVDLLKRVYQSLANYYKLAVGSGGDINYNFDLHQFSESYKLNHLEVYNALKKLEDEELLQFNEGFYAPSRLSFVVDNKALYEFQIANAKYDPLIKAILRIYGGELFSNYLKISELQIAKFLQTDEPTISSSLLKLNELGIVSYEKQKDSPQVVFVCQRYSVENLPINKSRLKQRSELAHSKMDAMINYALDDKRCRTAQLLDYFGEKNYDECGVCDICISKKKKDHDEEMHHYHHQIVSVMEDKSWAIDELVEQLNPKDKEEFLETVRQMVDTGELEYDEHWLLRKV is encoded by the coding sequence GGATGGTAATGATGTGCTGGCTTTATTACCTACCGGTGGAGGTAAATCAATATGTTTTCAAGTGCCTGCGTTGGTGAAAGAGGGTATATGTATTGTAGTTACGCCCCTTATTGCGCTAATGCAGGATCAGGTAGATCAATTGAAAAAGCGTGGCATTAAAGCCATTGCTATTAACTCGTCATTAAGCAAACGAGAGATTGATTTAAATCTTGATAATTGCATTTATGGTGATGTTAAATTTTTATATGTTTCACCGGAGCGGTTGAGCACCGATTTATTTATCGAACGTGCTCAAAAAATGAATATTAATCTTTTGGCTATAGATGAAGCGCATTGTATTTCACAATGGGGCTATGATTTCAGGCCATCCTATTTGCAGATAGCGGAGTTTAGAAAATTGTTACCAGAAGTTTCCATACTGGCATTAACGGCCACTGCTACACCAGAAGTAAGAGCAGACATTGCCGAGAAACTTGAATTTAAAAATAAAGGGAATGTATTTGAAAAGAGCTTTGCAAGGGCGAACCTGAGTTACTCCGTAAGAGTTGTAGATGACAAAGAAAGAAAGCTTATTTCAGCATTGAAAAGTGTGAAAGGCTCAGCAATAGTATATGTAAATACCAGAAAAGCAGCAAAAGAAACGGCCACTTTACTTTACAAAAACGGCATCTCGGCAGACTTCTATCATGCAGGATTAAGGCATGATGAACGAGCACTGAAGCAGAAAAACTGGGTGCAAAATAAAGCACGAGTAATGGTAGCTACCAATGCATTTGGTATGGGTATAGACAAGCCCGATGTGCGATTTGTGATCCACATGAATCTTCCAATGGATTTGGAATCATACTATCAGGAAGCTGGTAGAGCGGGTCGTGATGAGAAAAAGGCTTTTGCACTTATCATACTCAATAAGGCAGATGTACTGGAAATTAAAGAAAGGGTACGACTTCAACATCCTGATGTTGATCTGTTAAAACGTGTTTATCAATCACTGGCCAATTATTACAAGTTAGCCGTTGGCAGTGGTGGTGATATAAATTATAATTTTGATTTGCATCAATTTTCTGAGAGTTATAAACTAAATCATCTTGAAGTATATAACGCCTTAAAAAAGCTGGAGGATGAAGAACTTTTGCAATTTAATGAGGGCTTTTATGCCCCATCGCGGTTAAGTTTTGTAGTTGATAACAAAGCACTTTATGAGTTTCAAATTGCCAATGCTAAATACGATCCGCTTATAAAGGCCATTCTTAGAATATATGGTGGTGAGTTATTTTCCAACTATTTGAAAATTTCTGAATTACAGATTGCTAAATTCCTCCAAACGGATGAGCCAACAATTTCTTCGTCATTGCTAAAGTTGAATGAGCTGGGCATTGTTTCCTATGAAAAGCAGAAGGACAGTCCGCAAGTTGTGTTTGTGTGTCAGCGCTATTCTGTAGAAAATCTGCCTATTAATAAAAGCAGGTTAAAGCAGCGTTCTGAATTAGCGCATTCAAAAATGGATGCAATGATTAATTATGCTCTGGATGATAAAAGATGCCGAACAGCCCAGCTACTAGATTATTTTGGCGAGAAAAATTATGACGAGTGTGGCGTATGTGATATATGTATTTCAAAGAAAAAGAAAGATCATGATGAAGAAATGCATCATTACCATCATCAAATAGTATCAGTTATGGAAGATAAGTCCTGGGCAATAGATGAATTAGTTGAACAACTCAACCCGAAAGATAAAGAAGAGTTTTTAGAGACAGTGCGGCAGATGGTTGATACAGGGGAGTTGGAGTATGATGAGCATTGGTTGTTGAGGAAAGTTTAA
- a CDS encoding arylesterase: MAKYYFILLSTLLCAFANPLNEKKTILFYGDSLTAGYGLSKEQAFPALIEEKLNDGSKEYEIINAGLSGETTAGGLNRLDWILKKPVDIFVLELGANDGLRGLPLDQTKKNLQAIIDKVKAKNPDVQLVIAGMMVPPNLGEEYSNEFRSIFPQLAQKNDAILIPFLLDGVAGNEHLNLADGIHPNVDGHKIVAETVLNAIRPIL, translated from the coding sequence ATGGCAAAATATTATTTCATTCTCCTAAGCACTTTACTTTGTGCTTTTGCAAATCCATTAAATGAGAAAAAAACAATTCTTTTTTATGGAGATAGCTTAACTGCAGGTTATGGTTTGTCTAAAGAGCAAGCCTTCCCCGCATTAATCGAGGAAAAATTAAATGATGGCTCAAAAGAATATGAAATTATAAATGCAGGATTAAGTGGAGAAACAACTGCTGGTGGACTTAATCGGTTGGATTGGATTTTAAAAAAGCCTGTAGACATTTTTGTTCTGGAACTTGGTGCGAATGATGGACTGCGTGGTCTGCCATTAGATCAAACGAAGAAGAATCTACAGGCAATTATTGATAAAGTAAAGGCCAAAAACCCAGATGTTCAGCTTGTAATTGCAGGTATGATGGTGCCGCCCAACCTGGGTGAAGAGTATTCCAATGAGTTTAGAAGCATCTTCCCTCAACTTGCACAGAAAAACGATGCAATATTAATACCCTTTTTGCTAGATGGTGTTGCCGGTAATGAACACCTGAACCTGGCTGATGGAATTCACCCGAATGTTGATGGTCATAAAATTGTAGCAGAGACCGTTTTGAATGCGATAAGGCCAATTCTTTAA
- a CDS encoding DUF7948 domain-containing protein — translation MLSFKGCTLIFLLSISVLAHAQIKLIENKGQYPEQFEFVGNIPGGRVFFSKSGLMYEFTDFDYHKHHTNDAIEQSLDESGSNMVNGHAYNWSFINANPYTTVTGYQPEPTLHSYFFGDKSNWVSGAREFNEIVFQDIYAEIDYRYAKTEGTIRYDFIVHPNGTPEDIRIALGGLSESFIDGSGNLNLITSVSKVVETKPYTYQIIDGQKVEVRSLFHLENNILSFDLIDKYDPCYDLIIDPTLIFSTYSGSTADNWGNTATFDSNSNLYSGGITNHYSGGNFPASSGAYQISSAGFWDVAIIKYDSLGQNALYATYLGGEHSEVPQSMVVNGNNELLIMGVTSSTSFPTNNAFSSTFNGGEKSLAFGSEGDNLFFENGTDIFISKLSADGQNLLSSTFIGGSDNDGLMSVGDPLTANYGDQSRGDIFIRSNGNVLVASKTLSSDFPVLNALQPFNASDTTDAVLFELSPDLNTLNFSSYFGGTDMDAAYTVKESSTGKIIFGGGTQSSNIANNHTNFSSTSFGNIDGWLAIIDGTTYALDTGFYIGTGQYDQLYFVDLDIDDNIYTYGQSAGSFPVVGGVFTSGGGQFIQKWNSDLTTLIASTKFGAPGDAPDISPTAFLVNDCDNIYISGWGGGTNGTPYIGGGTTNMPITNDAFQSVTSGSDFYLMTISSDLSSLLYATYLGGNQSNTHVDGGTSRFDKRGFVYHAVCAGCGGVSDFPTTEGAWSNTNNSPNCNNAAFKFDLATLRARIRTNSITLDKPGIENICFPDEIAFQNLSIGGVDYEWDLGDGTFINTSDTATFFHQYKRAGFYRVTLKAIDPTTCIGEDITSVNVRVNTPAFTVIDNQAICEGSSIELNANGGVNYFWISRDATFQSEEKSPEVSPEATTVYNVTITDDLGCNATDTVRVEVVPSVDVDFDYQKETDCFSRSVLGLKNTSEMNEGDVYQWSLGDGNTSDLEEFLYNYQEDGTYEVKLIGRKEFCVYEKSELIDISTIKVPNVFTPNDDGDNDVFEIVSGTQVDLKVYNRWGRLVYENEDYQDTWDGATEPAGLYYFEAIITDETTCKGWVHLLK, via the coding sequence ATGCTATCTTTTAAAGGTTGCACACTTATTTTTTTATTATCGATCTCAGTTTTAGCACATGCTCAAATTAAGCTGATTGAGAACAAAGGCCAGTACCCTGAACAGTTTGAGTTTGTTGGAAATATACCTGGTGGTCGGGTTTTCTTCTCAAAATCTGGATTAATGTATGAGTTTACAGATTTTGACTATCACAAACATCACACTAATGATGCGATTGAACAGTCATTGGATGAATCAGGGTCCAACATGGTCAATGGACATGCTTATAATTGGAGCTTCATCAATGCGAATCCTTATACAACGGTAACTGGTTATCAACCCGAACCTACACTTCATTCATATTTTTTTGGAGATAAATCGAACTGGGTGAGTGGAGCAAGAGAGTTCAATGAAATAGTCTTTCAAGATATTTATGCAGAAATTGATTATCGATATGCAAAAACCGAGGGTACCATTCGCTATGATTTTATTGTGCATCCTAATGGAACACCAGAAGATATTCGAATAGCGTTGGGTGGCTTGAGTGAATCGTTTATTGATGGATCGGGTAATTTGAACCTAATCACTTCAGTTAGTAAGGTAGTTGAAACAAAGCCGTACACCTATCAAATAATAGATGGGCAAAAAGTAGAAGTACGCAGCCTTTTTCATTTGGAGAATAATATTCTCTCTTTTGATTTAATTGATAAATATGATCCATGCTATGATTTAATTATTGATCCAACACTTATTTTCTCTACTTATTCAGGATCGACTGCAGATAACTGGGGAAATACAGCCACTTTTGATAGTAATAGTAATTTGTATTCTGGAGGTATCACAAATCATTATAGCGGAGGAAATTTTCCAGCTTCTTCAGGTGCTTATCAAATTAGTAGCGCTGGTTTTTGGGACGTAGCAATCATTAAATATGATTCATTAGGTCAAAATGCGTTGTATGCCACCTATTTAGGAGGCGAACATTCAGAAGTGCCTCAAAGTATGGTAGTAAACGGTAATAATGAATTGTTGATCATGGGTGTTACAAGTTCAACATCATTCCCTACGAATAACGCCTTTAGCTCTACTTTTAATGGAGGTGAAAAATCACTTGCGTTTGGGTCAGAAGGTGATAACCTATTTTTTGAAAACGGCACTGATATTTTTATTTCAAAATTAAGTGCAGACGGCCAAAATCTACTGTCTTCCACCTTTATTGGGGGAAGTGATAATGATGGATTAATGTCAGTTGGTGATCCGCTTACTGCAAATTATGGAGATCAATCAAGAGGTGATATCTTCATACGTTCAAATGGTAATGTATTAGTTGCTTCAAAGACCTTATCTTCAGATTTTCCAGTCCTGAACGCTCTGCAACCATTTAACGCAAGTGACACTACAGATGCTGTATTGTTTGAATTATCCCCAGATCTCAACACACTCAACTTTTCATCGTATTTCGGAGGTACGGATATGGATGCTGCTTATACAGTTAAGGAAAGCAGTACAGGTAAAATAATATTTGGAGGCGGCACTCAATCATCAAACATTGCGAATAACCATACTAATTTCTCATCCACCAGTTTTGGTAATATCGATGGTTGGCTGGCCATTATTGATGGGACTACTTATGCCTTGGACACTGGTTTTTACATAGGTACCGGACAGTACGATCAACTCTATTTTGTTGATTTAGATATTGATGATAATATTTACACATATGGGCAATCTGCCGGCTCGTTTCCAGTGGTGGGAGGCGTATTTACTTCCGGAGGTGGCCAGTTTATTCAGAAATGGAATAGCGATTTAACGACTTTAATAGCTTCGACCAAATTTGGAGCCCCAGGGGATGCGCCTGACATTTCGCCTACAGCATTTTTAGTTAATGATTGCGACAATATCTATATCAGCGGTTGGGGTGGTGGTACAAATGGGACACCATACATCGGTGGAGGCACTACAAATATGCCCATCACCAATGATGCATTTCAGTCAGTAACAAGTGGCTCCGACTTTTATTTAATGACCATTTCTTCTGATCTCAGCAGCTTATTATATGCCACTTATCTGGGAGGTAATCAATCTAATACACATGTTGATGGTGGAACGAGTCGTTTTGATAAAAGAGGATTTGTATACCATGCCGTTTGTGCTGGGTGTGGTGGCGTTTCTGATTTTCCAACTACCGAAGGCGCTTGGTCTAACACTAACAACAGTCCAAATTGCAATAACGCTGCCTTTAAGTTTGATTTAGCCACGCTAAGGGCTCGTATTCGAACTAACAGTATTACATTAGATAAACCGGGTATTGAAAATATCTGCTTTCCTGATGAAATAGCTTTTCAGAATTTAAGTATAGGAGGTGTAGATTACGAATGGGATTTAGGTGATGGCACTTTTATTAATACTTCTGATACAGCCACATTTTTTCACCAATATAAGCGTGCAGGTTTCTATCGCGTAACGTTAAAGGCGATCGACCCTACAACCTGCATTGGCGAGGATATTACTTCTGTTAATGTTAGAGTAAATACACCAGCTTTTACTGTAATTGATAACCAGGCCATTTGTGAAGGAAGCTCTATAGAACTCAACGCTAATGGCGGTGTCAACTATTTCTGGATAAGTAGAGATGCTACTTTTCAATCTGAAGAAAAAAGTCCAGAGGTAAGCCCGGAAGCAACTACAGTATACAATGTAACCATCACGGATGATCTAGGCTGTAATGCCACCGATACAGTTCGGGTAGAAGTTGTGCCAAGCGTTGACGTAGACTTTGACTATCAAAAGGAAACAGATTGCTTTAGCAGGTCAGTACTTGGTTTAAAGAATACAAGTGAGATGAATGAAGGAGATGTATATCAATGGTCTTTAGGCGATGGTAACACCTCTGATTTGGAAGAGTTTCTTTATAACTATCAAGAGGATGGAACTTATGAAGTGAAGCTTATTGGAAGAAAAGAGTTCTGTGTATATGAAAAAAGTGAGCTCATCGACATCAGTACGATAAAAGTGCCAAATGTATTTACTCCTAATGATGATGGAGATAATGATGTGTTTGAAATTGTTTCTGGCACTCAGGTAGATCTCAAAGTTTATAACCGATGGGGCAGGTTAGTGTATGAGAATGAAGATTATCAGGATACTTGGGATGGAGCTACTGAACCTGCCGGCCTATACTATTTCGAAGCCATAATTACAGATGAAACTACTTGCAAAGGTTGGGTGCATTTATTAAAATGA
- a CDS encoding ABC transporter ATP-binding protein codes for MADILSVENLTKTFKSGNRELTVLDNVSFDIEEGSTATIVGPSGSGKTTLLGLCAGLDVATSGTVSLNGIKLNALDEDDRAFTRNQYIGFVFQNFQLLPTLTALENVTVPLELRGEKGYREKAIDLLTRVGLGDRTDHYPSQLSGGEQQRVAIARAFITDPKILFADEPTGNLDEETAAQVEALLFDLNKQQGTTLVMVTHNLELASKTERILKIKGGKLVDDQKSVVA; via the coding sequence ATGGCAGATATTCTATCAGTTGAAAATTTAACTAAAACGTTCAAGTCAGGAAACAGGGAGCTCACTGTGCTGGATAATGTATCATTTGATATTGAGGAAGGTTCTACAGCCACCATTGTGGGTCCATCGGGGAGTGGTAAAACTACCTTGCTAGGGTTATGTGCCGGACTGGATGTGGCAACGAGCGGAACAGTTTCATTAAATGGTATTAAACTAAATGCACTGGATGAGGATGACAGAGCCTTTACAAGGAATCAGTATATAGGATTTGTATTTCAGAATTTTCAGTTGCTGCCAACACTTACAGCCTTAGAGAATGTAACGGTTCCATTGGAATTGAGAGGAGAAAAAGGGTATAGAGAAAAGGCCATAGATTTACTAACACGTGTGGGTTTGGGAGATAGGACCGATCATTATCCTTCTCAACTATCTGGCGGTGAGCAACAGCGTGTAGCCATTGCGAGAGCATTTATTACAGATCCAAAAATTCTGTTTGCTGATGAACCTACGGGCAATTTAGATGAAGAAACTGCGGCACAAGTAGAAGCATTACTATTTGATTTGAATAAGCAGCAAGGCACCACTTTGGTGATGGTAACTCACAACCTTGAATTGGCATCAAAAACTGAGCGAATACTCAAAATAAAAGGCGGAAAACTCGTTGATGATCAAAAATCTGTTGTTGCCTGA